Below is a window of Naumovozyma castellii chromosome 9, complete genome DNA.
GTTTTACCGCCTGTCAAGGTGTTTCTTTTCGGAATCTTGgtatcttcattatctcCCAATTCAGTATCcttatgaatatttaagTGATATCTCGCTTCATCTTGAGGGGTTTTCACACCTTGTACGACATTCCTTCTTAGGAATAATGCGATATCTTCCAAATGCTTTATTTGATCTTCCTTGGATAATTCTGGATTTGGTGGATCAATCATCCCGTTCCTCATTTGTACTCGTGCTGCAGTTAACATCCTTATATCACCATTAAATGCAATTTTAGTGGCTCTAAGACCATGCCTATATGCAGTGAGGGCTCTTCCATTGAGACTCATTTTTGATTTGTGGTGTTCAATTTGAACTTTTAACCATTACGACGTTTCTGAGCGTATTCCACCAATAATTATGGCGAAAGCCTTCTTTAAACATGAATGACTGGAAATGACTTTCAATATGGAACAAATGTGGCAGTTTTGCCTAATTTTCTCATAAAGTCCTGGTCCTATAGTGTAGTGGTTATCACTTTCGGTTTTGATCCGGACAACCCCGGTTCGAATCCGGGTAGGacctttatttttttttggctTAGCCCTACATAGTCCTTATTACTGATAACTATTGATATATGTCACTGTTCTCGCTgtgaaatatattaaatgGAGAGGATCTGATCCAATGATTTAATGATCCAGACTCCCATCTTGATAGTTCTTTGAGTATAGCTGAGATGTCAGAAGTAATTTGAAGGATAATTGGGTGGCAACTGCAAATAGTTTTTCTTGTCATAGTTATTAAAGCTATTTACATATAGAAAAGTGTATAAAAATATCTATCAAAAAAAGGGGTTACCgtaattcaattcattgatgAGTGCATCAAAATATAAGATTTAATAACTGCTCTGAAATGACAAATGGATCCCAACACGACcaatatatgaaatatCTGATGTGAACTACccaagaaatcaaaatctCCCGGCTTAAAACATTCCGGTATTCTAAATCCATATAATGTGGCACCTGTAATGTAAAATAAAGCTTCCCATGCTACGAATTTCAAGGCTACTCTTTCAAAGACACCATGGAATCCGAAAAGATAGAACCCTGTCAGGATGGGGATGAATCCACTAAAACTGAAAAGCATGAACACGATGGCTCTAAATGGTCTATAATGAGGGacattgaatttttcattgaGGACACAAATGGAGCATAAAGTAGCGAAGGAGAAAGTCAGTattatgaagaaattgacGTAGTATAAATGATCGAAATATCCAAAATAAATCATGGGGATCAAGGAGCATGAAATCAGGATAATTATGCCCATATAATCCAGTTTACTCCAAAGGGTACATTGCCTGGATGAATGTTGTTTGAGACAATGGAAACAACTGCTTAGTATGAGGCAAACAAAGGCGCCCATAAGGAAAACATTGATGACGAAGTAGTCCATGATTGATGTAGTGGGGAAATGTGGTACTACCACATAATTTATCAGTGTTACCGATATCGTCAAATAAAACAATGCCGGAATCAAATGTGTATATATGTTTATTGTTTCATTGTTCCAATAAAGTAGCGATTGCAAGCACTGTTTGAATGACTTTGTTTCTCTTACGTAGCCGGTCAATATCTTATCATTGTCTCTTTGCCATTCCGGGAgttcattgaaattgaagagcCGCCTCTTCCAATTGCGTTTTGTCTTATCTCCGTCGGCATGTTTATTAGACGAGCCTACTGCGACAGCTTGCACTTTGGTCGGTTTCCTCCTTGTAGTAGTAACTCTAGACATGTGCAATTAGTTAGTTGTCTTGTTGCAGTGGGAGACAGAACAGCAGAGTCATCTCAAGTAAGtgagaaagaaagaaagtGGTCCTGTTTGGGTATATATTGGACAATGTGTTCTTCTTATTGGTGCCAAATTGGCTCATCGGcgttaatttttttttgttgaTTCTCGAAGctgttgaaaaattttgagCTGGGCGGCTCCGCGGAATCTTTCCTAATTGGGAAACAGTGGTA
It encodes the following:
- the IZH1 gene encoding PAQR-type receptor (ancestral locus Anc_3.90), with the translated sequence MSRVTTTRRKPTKVQAVAVGSSNKHADGDKTKRNWKRRLFNFNELPEWQRDNDKILTGYVRETKSFKQCLQSLLYWNNETINIYTHLIPALFYLTISVTLINYVVVPHFPTTSIMDYFVINVFLMGAFVCLILSSCFHCLKQHSSRQCTLWSKLDYMGIIILISCSLIPMIYFGYFDHLYYVNFFIILTFSFATLCSICVLNEKFNVPHYRPFRAIVFMLFSFSGFIPILTGFYLFGFHGVFERVALKFVAWEALFYITGATLYGFRIPECFKPGDFDFLGSSHQIFHILVVLGSICHFRAVIKSYILMHSSMN
- the MZM1 gene encoding Mzm1p (ancestral locus Anc_3.89), which produces MSLNGRALTAYRHGLRATKIAFNGDIRMLTAARVQMRNGMIDPPNPELSKEDQIKHLEDIALFLRRNVVQGVKTPQDEARYHLNIHKDTELGDNEDTKIPKRNTLTGGKTSPVGGCCGGGA